The genomic DNA AAATATGTATTCAATAGTATGGCACTTAGAATGTTAATCAGTGGGTTTAGAACCTTCGGTTCAGATGTATTGTTTAAACCACCCCAAGTAACTGCTTCCTTTAGAATCATGCTTACTGAATATAAAATCAGAAATAATGCCTCTTATATTCAAATAGCTAAAAAATTTGGATATTTAGGAATCGCTCAAATTTATCAATGGGAAAAAATATATCGCCAAAATGGTCAAAATGGGTTATTGTCTTTAAAAAAAGGACGGGAACCCAAAATGACAAAACAAAAGAAAAACAAGCAAGAATTAACTCCAGAACAAAACAAAATTAAACAATTAGAACAAGAAAATTTAGAGCTTCGTATTAAAAATAAAGCTTTAAAATTATTCGCCTCGATGAAGCAACCAACCGA from Fructilactobacillus ixorae includes the following:
- a CDS encoding helix-turn-helix domain-containing protein, with protein sequence MKYKAMMQYFYENKSRRYIREKYVFNSMALRMLISGFRTFGSDVLFKPPQVTASFRIMLTEYKIRNNASYIQIAKKFGYLGIAQIYQWEKIYRQNGQNGLLSLKKGREPKMTKQKKNKQELTPEQNKIKQLEQENLELRIKNKALKLFASMKQPTDKKHK